Proteins from a genomic interval of Marinobacter gudaonensis:
- a CDS encoding tetratricopeptide repeat protein, which translates to MHKSVPLFLTSLFGLTLAGCASLNGTDEPPTPEPTSAQATQSKPTAPIEYADFEPETLYLLLSAEIAAQRGRFDITLVNYLNAAKQSRDLGVIERAMRIAQSLNGDNAQKQLAELWLEVDPDNLQAHRISAIQAVKGSDLQTAMHHMEQIMNQGGDADFDSLAAMASNLPEENQRELLSLYKEMAGRHPDTPELEYSIALLLKVTGQPQKALEQLTPLLEENRNFQPGIILKGDLLYQTGREDEALDYLLTNTRRFPANRQMGTLYGRMLINEGELQAAQDEFARLVTRYPDIPGLRLSHALVALENGQTQLAREELTRLLEQGHHVSEANYYLGRIEDQAGNAEQAIGYYQSVEEGNYYFPALARASALLAENGQLEQAIDRIHRLREANPRQAENFWLLEVNLLLDEKQQQEALTTATEALEQYPDNIEIRYARAMLYDTLGQTAEAEADLRRIIEQEPQNAVALNALGYILTTRTDRLREARGYIEQALKLDPDNPAILDSMGWVLFLEGRLDAALDYLARAWDAYPDPEVAAHYGEALWMSGAEDQARIIWQEGLEQDSSHEVLRETIDRLTNGSELQ; encoded by the coding sequence ATGCATAAATCCGTACCCTTGTTCCTCACCTCCCTTTTTGGCCTGACCCTGGCGGGATGTGCAAGCCTGAACGGCACCGATGAGCCGCCCACCCCGGAACCGACGAGCGCCCAGGCCACGCAGAGCAAGCCGACGGCGCCCATTGAATACGCCGACTTCGAGCCGGAAACCCTCTACCTGTTGCTCTCGGCCGAAATTGCGGCACAGCGGGGCCGCTTCGACATTACCCTGGTGAACTATCTCAATGCCGCCAAGCAGTCCCGGGACCTGGGCGTTATTGAACGGGCAATGCGCATTGCCCAATCACTCAACGGGGACAACGCCCAGAAGCAACTGGCGGAACTTTGGCTTGAGGTGGATCCGGACAACCTGCAGGCCCACCGCATTTCCGCCATCCAGGCCGTCAAGGGCAGTGACCTCCAGACTGCCATGCACCACATGGAACAGATCATGAACCAGGGCGGTGATGCGGATTTCGACAGCCTCGCCGCCATGGCCAGCAACCTGCCCGAGGAAAACCAGCGGGAACTGCTGTCGCTCTATAAAGAGATGGCGGGCCGGCACCCCGATACGCCGGAACTCGAATACAGCATCGCCCTTCTGCTGAAAGTAACCGGCCAGCCCCAGAAGGCCCTTGAGCAACTGACCCCCCTGCTTGAGGAGAACCGCAATTTCCAGCCCGGCATCATCCTCAAGGGGGATCTGCTTTATCAAACCGGACGCGAGGATGAAGCCCTCGATTACCTGCTCACCAATACCCGGCGGTTTCCTGCCAACCGGCAGATGGGCACTCTGTATGGCCGCATGTTGATCAACGAGGGCGAGTTGCAGGCGGCACAGGACGAGTTCGCCCGACTGGTAACACGCTACCCGGATATCCCGGGCCTGCGCCTCTCTCACGCCCTGGTGGCCCTGGAAAACGGGCAAACCCAACTGGCCCGAGAGGAACTGACCCGCCTGCTGGAACAAGGCCATCACGTGAGTGAGGCCAACTATTACCTGGGGCGCATTGAGGATCAGGCAGGCAATGCCGAACAGGCTATCGGGTATTATCAGAGTGTGGAGGAAGGCAACTACTATTTCCCCGCGCTGGCCCGGGCAAGCGCCTTGCTGGCCGAAAACGGCCAGCTTGAGCAGGCCATCGACCGCATTCACCGACTGCGTGAGGCCAATCCGCGGCAGGCCGAGAACTTCTGGCTGCTGGAAGTGAACCTGCTGTTGGATGAGAAACAGCAGCAGGAAGCTCTGACCACCGCAACCGAAGCCCTTGAGCAGTACCCGGACAACATCGAGATCCGTTACGCCCGCGCCATGCTCTACGACACACTGGGCCAGACCGCCGAAGCGGAAGCGGATCTGCGCCGCATCATTGAGCAGGAACCGCAGAACGCCGTGGCCCTGAACGCCCTCGGCTACATCCTGACCACGCGCACTGACCGGCTCCGGGAAGCCCGGGGGTATATCGAACAGGCCCTCAAACTGGATCCGGACAACCCGGCCATTCTGGACAGCATGGGCTGGGTCCTGTTCCTGGAAGGTCGACTGGATGCCGCTCTGGACTACCTGGCCCGGGCCTGGGACGCCTACCCGGATCCGGAAGTGGCGGCCCATTACGGGGAGGCCCTCTGGATGAGCGGCGCCGAAGACCAGGCCCGGATAATCTGGCAGGAAGGTCTGGAACAGGACAGCAGCCACGAGGTCCTGCGGGAGACCATTGACCGCCTGACCAACGGTAGCGAGCTGCAATGA
- the lolB gene encoding lipoprotein insertase outer membrane protein LolB: protein MSLIRLLAAAALAVILGACTSIPVEPLPEGMTDQPPAEWAARSARLAQLDHWELSGKLAVRQPSDSGTAIINHWIQNGEAYDLALSSSFLGMGSTTLRGVPGFIELTLANGETYRSSEPEALVAAATGWQLPLDDLVWWIRGLPSPASDYRLLFEEQGRLAMIRQAGWEIRYDRWQPFLADYPELPARITALKEDKRVRVVISDWQKQAP, encoded by the coding sequence ATGAGTCTGATCCGCTTACTGGCGGCCGCGGCGCTGGCCGTCATTCTCGGCGCCTGCACCAGCATCCCGGTTGAACCTCTGCCTGAAGGCATGACCGACCAGCCACCGGCAGAGTGGGCGGCCCGGTCTGCCCGCCTGGCGCAACTGGACCACTGGGAACTGAGCGGCAAACTGGCGGTGCGCCAGCCATCGGACAGCGGCACGGCGATTATCAACCACTGGATCCAGAACGGCGAGGCCTACGACCTGGCCCTGTCCTCCTCCTTCCTGGGCATGGGCAGCACCACTCTCAGAGGCGTGCCCGGATTCATTGAACTTACCCTTGCCAATGGCGAAACCTACCGCTCGTCCGAACCCGAAGCGCTGGTAGCCGCCGCCACCGGCTGGCAGTTGCCCCTGGACGACCTCGTCTGGTGGATTCGCGGCCTGCCCTCCCCGGCCAGCGACTACCGGCTCCTGTTCGAGGAACAGGGCCGACTGGCGATGATCCGCCAGGCCGGCTGGGAGATCCGTTACGACCGCTGGCAGCCCTTCCTGGCAGACTATCCAGAGCTGCCGGCCCGGATTACCGCGCTCAAGGAAGACAAAAGAGTCCGGGTGGTGATCAGCGACTGGCAGAAGCAGGCGCCATGA
- the ispE gene encoding 4-(cytidine 5'-diphospho)-2-C-methyl-D-erythritol kinase encodes MMPDLILPSPAKLNLFLHIVGRRPDGYHELQTLFQFLDYGDELGFTLTPERPGVRLAEPLAGVPDTDNLVIRAAHALMGQVSAPLTGVTIHVRKRLPMGGGLGGGSSNAATTLLGLNHLWQLGLNLDELADLGLSLGADVPVFVRGHAAFGEGVGEKLTEAHPPEDWFVILKPACNINTGKIFSEQGLTRNTPRIKIAPAFEGDASRYRNDCEDVVRKLYPEVNQSLDWLSQFGPARLTGTGACIFGRFPTESAARIIWESKPSGVTGFVAKGVNISPLHKKLTELE; translated from the coding sequence ATGATGCCGGATCTGATCCTGCCCTCGCCGGCCAAGCTTAACCTGTTCCTGCACATTGTTGGGCGCCGACCGGACGGCTATCACGAACTCCAGACGCTGTTCCAGTTCCTCGACTACGGTGACGAGCTTGGCTTTACGCTGACGCCAGAACGCCCCGGGGTGCGGCTGGCGGAACCCCTTGCCGGCGTTCCCGACACCGACAATCTCGTTATCCGCGCCGCACATGCCCTGATGGGGCAAGTCTCTGCCCCCCTGACCGGAGTCACTATCCATGTACGCAAGCGCCTGCCCATGGGCGGCGGCCTGGGCGGTGGCAGCTCCAATGCGGCCACCACCCTCCTCGGCCTCAATCATCTGTGGCAGCTGGGCCTCAATCTGGACGAGCTGGCCGACCTCGGCCTTAGCCTGGGTGCGGACGTACCGGTGTTCGTGCGCGGCCATGCCGCCTTCGGAGAGGGTGTGGGCGAAAAGCTCACGGAGGCCCATCCACCGGAGGACTGGTTCGTAATTCTCAAGCCCGCGTGCAACATCAACACTGGCAAGATTTTTTCCGAGCAAGGGTTGACAAGGAACACCCCTAGAATCAAAATAGCGCCCGCTTTTGAGGGAGACGCCTCGAGGTACCGAAACGACTGTGAGGATGTAGTTCGCAAACTGTATCCTGAGGTTAACCAGAGCCTGGACTGGCTTTCACAATTCGGACCTGCAAGATTAACCGGAACCGGGGCTTGCATCTTTGGACGTTTCCCGACAGAATCCGCAGCCCGGATCATCTGGGAAAGCAAACCCTCCGGCGTCACGGGGTTCGTAGCTAAAGGGGTGAACATTTCACCTCTGCACAAAAAGCTAACAGAGCTGGAATGA
- a CDS encoding ribose-phosphate diphosphokinase — protein MSKLMIFAGNANPELAQAIARKLHIPMGQATVGRFSDGETTVEINENVRGHDVFIIQPTCYPTNDNLMELIVMADALRRASATRVTAVIPYYGYARQDRRVRSTRVAISAKVVADMISSIGVDRVLTVDLHADQIQGFFDIPVDNIYATPVMLEDIFKQRFENFVVVSPDVGGVVRARAVAKRLDDADLAIIDKRRPKANVSQVMHIIGDVKDKTCILVDDIIDTAGTLCKAANALKEHGAARVVAYITHPVLSGPAIDNINASQLDELVVCDTIPLGDKAKNCDRIRVLGMAGLLAESIRRVSNEESISAMFENA, from the coding sequence GTGTCCAAACTGATGATCTTCGCAGGCAACGCTAATCCTGAGCTCGCCCAGGCCATTGCCCGCAAACTCCACATTCCCATGGGTCAGGCCACTGTAGGCCGTTTCAGCGACGGAGAAACCACCGTCGAGATCAATGAGAATGTCCGCGGCCATGATGTCTTCATCATCCAGCCGACCTGCTACCCCACCAACGACAACCTGATGGAACTGATCGTGATGGCCGACGCGCTTCGTCGCGCCTCCGCCACACGGGTCACCGCGGTTATCCCTTACTACGGGTATGCCCGCCAGGACCGCCGGGTACGTTCCACCCGCGTTGCCATCAGCGCCAAGGTGGTCGCAGACATGATTTCCAGCATCGGCGTTGACCGGGTTCTGACCGTTGATCTGCACGCCGACCAGATCCAGGGTTTCTTCGACATTCCGGTGGACAACATCTACGCCACGCCGGTGATGCTTGAAGACATCTTCAAGCAGCGTTTCGAAAATTTTGTGGTGGTCTCCCCCGACGTGGGCGGCGTGGTTCGCGCCCGGGCCGTGGCCAAACGCCTCGACGACGCCGATCTCGCCATCATCGACAAGCGTCGCCCGAAGGCCAACGTCTCCCAGGTCATGCACATCATCGGCGATGTGAAAGACAAGACCTGTATCCTGGTGGATGACATCATCGATACCGCCGGCACTCTGTGCAAGGCCGCCAACGCCCTGAAAGAGCACGGCGCCGCCCGGGTGGTTGCCTATATTACCCACCCGGTCCTCTCCGGCCCGGCCATTGATAACATCAATGCCTCCCAATTGGACGAACTCGTGGTGTGCGACACCATTCCACTGGGTGACAAAGCGAAGAATTGTGATAGAATCCGCGTCCTCGGAATGGCCGGACTGCTGGCGGAGTCCATTCGCCGCGTCAGTAATGAAGAGTCCATCAGCGCCATGTTCGAGAATGCCTGA
- a CDS encoding 50S ribosomal protein L25/general stress protein Ctc, whose protein sequence is MSQDFVIEAFPRDDQGRGASRRLRREERKIPAIIYGGGKDATPVAIWHNELKKALENEAFFSHILTIELGGKKESVILKDLQRHPYKPILTHADFLRVDKDHEIHVNVPLHFINEDSAPAIKLHGGVANHQINEVEVICLPQNLPEFIEVDMTTVEMDQVVHLSDLKLPKGVRVAALLQGEDHDLPVVAIHKPRGAKADDAEEGDEGEEGEDKE, encoded by the coding sequence ATGTCTCAGGATTTTGTAATTGAAGCATTTCCTCGTGACGATCAGGGGAGAGGTGCGAGCCGCCGCCTGCGTCGTGAGGAGCGTAAGATTCCGGCCATCATCTATGGTGGCGGAAAAGACGCAACACCGGTTGCCATCTGGCACAACGAACTTAAAAAGGCCCTGGAAAACGAAGCCTTCTTCTCGCACATTCTGACCATCGAACTCGGTGGCAAGAAAGAAAGCGTGATCCTGAAGGATCTGCAGCGTCACCCGTACAAGCCGATCCTGACCCACGCCGACTTCCTGCGCGTTGACAAGGACCACGAGATCCACGTCAATGTACCGCTGCACTTCATCAACGAAGACAGTGCGCCGGCCATCAAGCTGCACGGCGGTGTTGCGAACCACCAGATCAACGAAGTGGAAGTGATCTGTCTGCCGCAAAACCTGCCGGAGTTCATCGAAGTGGACATGACCACCGTTGAGATGGACCAGGTAGTTCACCTGAGCGATCTCAAACTGCCGAAAGGTGTTCGCGTTGCAGCCCTGCTGCAGGGTGAGGATCACGACCTCCCGGTTGTGGCCATCCACAAGCCGCGCGGCGCCAAGGCTGACGACGCCGAAGAAGGCGACGAGGGCGAGGAAGGCGAAGACAAGGAGTAA
- the pth gene encoding aminoacyl-tRNA hydrolase gives MAQDILMVVGLGNPGADYENTRHNAGALFVDALARAAGQTLRPEKKYHGLYARIQWQGLDLHLLNPTTFMNRSGLAIKALADFFKIQPQQILVAHDELDLPPGTAKLKKGGGHGGHNGLRDAISHLGTNEFQRLRIGIGHPGDSRKVTGFVLGRLGKQETEELNAVIDEVLRILPDAANGKLPAAMNRLHSFKPGV, from the coding sequence ATGGCACAGGATATCCTCATGGTGGTGGGCCTGGGAAACCCCGGAGCTGACTACGAGAATACCCGCCATAACGCCGGCGCCCTGTTCGTCGATGCTCTGGCCCGCGCTGCGGGCCAGACGCTTCGTCCGGAAAAGAAGTATCACGGGCTGTATGCCCGCATCCAGTGGCAGGGCCTGGACCTGCATCTACTCAACCCCACCACCTTTATGAATCGCAGCGGCCTGGCCATCAAGGCCCTGGCAGACTTCTTCAAGATTCAGCCCCAACAGATTCTGGTTGCCCACGACGAACTCGATCTGCCCCCGGGTACCGCCAAGCTCAAGAAAGGCGGCGGCCACGGCGGACACAACGGCCTGCGCGATGCCATCTCCCACCTAGGCACCAACGAGTTCCAGAGGCTGCGCATTGGCATTGGCCACCCCGGCGATAGCCGGAAAGTCACCGGTTTTGTGCTTGGCCGCCTGGGCAAACAGGAAACTGAAGAACTCAACGCCGTGATCGACGAAGTCCTGCGCATACTGCCGGATGCCGCCAATGGCAAACTCCCGGCTGCCATGAACCGCCTGCACAGTTTCAAACCCGGGGTCTGA
- the ychF gene encoding redox-regulated ATPase YchF, protein MGFNCGIVGLPNVGKSTLFNALTKSGIGAENFPFCTIEPNAGVVAMPDPRLNKLAEIVKPQRVVPTTMEFVDIAGLVAGASKGEGLGNQFLANIRQTDAIAHVVRCFEDGNVIHVANKVDPASDIDVINTELALADLETVEKAIKRVQRVAKSGDKEAKAQLEMFEKLLPVLNEGKPVRSMNLDKDQMALIRELCLLTVKPTMYIANVNEDGFENNPHLDTVRKIAESENAVVVPICNKLEAEISELEDDEKAMFLDEMGMEEPGLDRVIRAGYSLLGLQTYFTAGVKEVRAWTVKIGATAPQAAGVIHTDFERGFIRAEVVSYDDFVQFNGEAGAKDAGKWRLEGKDYIVQDGDVIHFRFNV, encoded by the coding sequence ATGGGATTTAACTGCGGCATCGTCGGCCTCCCCAACGTCGGCAAATCCACCCTGTTCAACGCATTGACCAAATCCGGCATCGGCGCGGAAAACTTCCCCTTCTGCACCATCGAACCCAACGCCGGGGTGGTGGCCATGCCCGACCCACGACTGAACAAGCTGGCTGAGATCGTCAAACCTCAGCGCGTGGTGCCTACCACCATGGAATTCGTGGACATCGCGGGCCTGGTGGCCGGCGCCTCCAAAGGTGAAGGCCTGGGTAACCAGTTCCTGGCCAATATTCGCCAGACCGACGCCATTGCCCACGTGGTGCGCTGCTTCGAGGACGGCAACGTGATCCACGTGGCCAACAAGGTGGATCCGGCCTCGGACATCGACGTGATCAACACCGAGCTGGCCCTGGCCGACCTGGAAACCGTGGAGAAGGCCATCAAGCGGGTGCAGCGCGTAGCCAAGAGCGGCGACAAGGAAGCCAAGGCCCAGCTCGAGATGTTCGAGAAGCTGCTGCCGGTTCTTAACGAAGGCAAGCCGGTGCGTAGCATGAACCTCGACAAGGACCAGATGGCCCTGATCCGGGAGCTGTGCCTGCTCACCGTCAAGCCCACCATGTACATTGCCAACGTCAACGAAGACGGCTTCGAGAACAACCCGCACCTGGACACCGTGCGCAAGATTGCCGAATCCGAAAACGCCGTGGTGGTGCCCATCTGCAACAAACTGGAAGCCGAGATCTCGGAACTGGAAGACGACGAGAAAGCCATGTTCCTGGACGAAATGGGTATGGAAGAGCCAGGCCTGGATCGGGTGATCCGCGCCGGCTACAGCCTGCTGGGCCTGCAGACCTACTTCACCGCCGGCGTAAAAGAAGTGCGCGCCTGGACCGTGAAGATTGGCGCCACTGCACCCCAGGCCGCCGGCGTCATCCACACCGACTTCGAGCGCGGCTTCATCCGTGCCGAAGTGGTCAGCTACGACGATTTCGTGCAGTTCAATGGCGAAGCCGGCGCCAAGGACGCCGGCAAGTGGCGCCTGGAAGGCAAGGACTACATCGTCCAGGACGGCGACGTTATTCACTTCCGCTTCAACGTGTAA
- a CDS encoding O-acetylhomoserine aminocarboxypropyltransferase/cysteine synthase family protein: protein MKPETLALHAGFKSDPTTRAATTPIYQTTSYTFDDTQHGADLFDLKVQGNIYTRIMNPTNAVLEERMTELEGGVGALAVASGMAAITYALQTICKVGNNIVSTSQLYGGTYNLFAHSLPNQGIECKMVSHDDFDAVEKAIDGNTRALFCESIGNPAGNVVDIQRWAEIAHKHGIPLMVDNTVATPFLCRPFDHGADIVIHSLTKYIGGHGTTVAGVIVDSGKFDWKASADKFPMLNEPDPSYHGVVYTDALGPAAFIGRCRVVPLRNTGAALAPFNAFLIMQGLETLALRMERHCQNAEKVANYLQEHPAVEWVNYATLANSPYKATCDKICGGKASGILSFGIKGGREAGAKFIDALELILRLVNIGDAKSLACHPATTTHRQLNPDELKSAGVSEDLVRLSIGIEHVDDLIADISQALDKAQA from the coding sequence ATGAAACCGGAAACTCTCGCCCTGCACGCAGGCTTCAAGAGCGACCCCACTACCCGGGCCGCCACGACGCCGATTTACCAGACCACGTCCTACACTTTCGACGACACCCAGCACGGGGCCGACCTGTTCGACCTGAAGGTTCAGGGCAACATCTATACCCGCATCATGAACCCCACCAACGCCGTACTTGAAGAGCGGATGACCGAGCTCGAAGGCGGCGTGGGCGCATTGGCGGTTGCCTCGGGCATGGCGGCCATCACCTACGCCCTGCAGACCATCTGCAAGGTGGGCAACAACATCGTCAGCACCAGCCAGCTGTATGGCGGCACCTACAACCTGTTCGCCCACTCGCTGCCGAACCAGGGCATTGAGTGCAAGATGGTTAGCCACGACGATTTTGACGCCGTGGAAAAAGCCATCGACGGAAACACCCGCGCCCTGTTCTGCGAATCCATCGGCAATCCGGCAGGCAACGTGGTGGATATCCAGCGTTGGGCGGAGATTGCCCACAAGCACGGTATTCCACTGATGGTGGATAACACCGTGGCCACACCTTTCCTATGCCGCCCCTTTGATCACGGGGCCGACATCGTGATTCATTCGCTCACCAAGTACATTGGCGGGCATGGCACCACCGTGGCCGGGGTGATTGTGGATTCCGGCAAGTTCGACTGGAAGGCCAGCGCCGACAAGTTCCCGATGCTCAATGAGCCGGACCCTTCGTACCACGGCGTGGTCTACACCGACGCCCTGGGCCCGGCCGCCTTTATCGGACGCTGCCGCGTGGTCCCCCTGCGCAACACCGGGGCTGCCCTGGCGCCGTTCAACGCCTTCCTGATCATGCAGGGACTGGAAACCCTGGCACTGCGTATGGAGCGCCACTGCCAGAATGCCGAGAAAGTGGCCAATTACCTGCAGGAACACCCGGCGGTGGAGTGGGTCAACTACGCCACACTGGCCAACAGCCCCTACAAGGCAACCTGCGACAAGATTTGCGGCGGCAAGGCATCAGGGATCCTGAGCTTTGGTATCAAGGGCGGCCGGGAAGCCGGCGCAAAATTTATCGACGCCCTGGAACTGATTCTGCGACTGGTGAACATTGGCGACGCAAAGTCCCTGGCCTGCCACCCGGCCACCACCACCCATCGCCAGTTGAATCCGGACGAGCTGAAAAGCGCTGGGGTGAGTGAAGACCTGGTGCGCTTGTCCATCGGCATTGAACACGTGGACGACCTGATTGCCGATATCAGCCAGGCCCTGGACAAAGCCCAGGCCTGA
- the lipA gene encoding lipoyl synthase, with translation MSDSAKPRVTSGSKFRSEHGFSAIKDGVKRSSRPEAEEAEQKPQRKPKWLRARMPGGERYEAVRKNVSEHRLSTVCQESHCPNIGECWTAGTATIMVMGSVCTRACKFCAVDTGNPKGWLDPEEPENTAKSVELMGLRYIVLTSVDRDDLDDGGAAHYAACVSAIKRRTPEVAVEALTPDFDAVMSDVEKVVDSGLDVFAQNVETVKRLTRRVRDPRAGYEKTLRVLEHAKKHRPDVLTKTSLMLGLGETEEEILETMDDLRAIGVDILTLGQYLRPTPNHLPVERYVTPEEFNRYREIGLEKGFMEVPSGPMVRSSYRADKVFDKNNLGLAVPEVPQTSNAMQIPVKAID, from the coding sequence ATGAGCGACAGCGCCAAGCCCCGCGTTACCAGTGGTTCCAAATTCCGCAGCGAGCACGGCTTTTCCGCCATCAAGGACGGTGTCAAGCGCTCCTCCAGACCGGAGGCCGAAGAGGCGGAGCAAAAGCCACAGCGCAAGCCCAAATGGTTGCGGGCACGCATGCCCGGTGGCGAACGCTACGAGGCGGTGCGCAAGAACGTCAGCGAACATCGCCTGAGCACCGTGTGCCAGGAAAGCCACTGCCCCAACATTGGTGAATGCTGGACCGCCGGCACCGCCACCATCATGGTGATGGGCTCGGTGTGCACCCGGGCGTGCAAGTTCTGTGCGGTGGACACCGGCAACCCCAAAGGCTGGCTGGACCCGGAAGAGCCAGAGAATACGGCCAAGTCGGTGGAGCTGATGGGCCTGCGCTACATCGTGCTCACCTCGGTTGACCGGGACGATCTGGACGACGGCGGCGCCGCCCACTATGCGGCCTGCGTGTCGGCAATCAAGCGGCGCACGCCGGAAGTGGCGGTGGAAGCCCTGACACCGGACTTCGATGCCGTCATGTCCGACGTCGAAAAAGTGGTGGATTCCGGCCTGGACGTGTTTGCCCAGAACGTGGAAACGGTCAAGCGCCTGACCCGCCGCGTGCGTGACCCCCGCGCCGGCTATGAGAAAACTCTGCGGGTGCTGGAACACGCCAAGAAGCATCGCCCGGACGTGCTCACCAAAACCAGCCTGATGCTGGGCCTGGGTGAAACCGAGGAGGAGATCCTCGAAACCATGGACGATCTGCGTGCCATCGGCGTGGACATCCTGACTCTGGGCCAGTATCTGCGCCCTACCCCGAACCACCTGCCGGTGGAACGCTACGTGACCCCGGAAGAGTTCAACCGCTATCGGGAAATCGGCCTTGAGAAAGGCTTCATGGAAGTGCCCTCCGGCCCCATGGTTCGCTCAAGTTACCGGGCCGACAAAGTATTCGACAAAAACAATCTCGGTCTCGCTGTGCCCGAGGTCCCCCAGACCTCCAACGCCATGCAGATACCGGTGAAGGCCATCGACTGA
- a CDS encoding methyl-accepting chemotaxis protein, with amino-acid sequence MLQSFTGIAEQAGIAKTLSHEARDTARDGSQRVGQSADSIRRLADVVRSSASSVEALAENSHEISHAITEIRGIAEQTNLLALNAAIEAARAGEQGRGFAVVADEVRKLAQRVQDSTDQIQGTIDRLLAAMDTAVQQMTGSSEDATRCVEESEQGRRALEAINEVVGRIDQTNQEIANVSAHQTAGTDDVLANVQGIRETTQNMVTQLAESADMSLRLKRLIDSLEEAGSKVTVH; translated from the coding sequence ATGCTGCAGAGTTTTACCGGCATTGCCGAGCAGGCCGGCATTGCCAAGACACTGTCCCACGAAGCCCGGGATACCGCACGGGACGGAAGCCAGCGGGTGGGCCAGAGTGCCGACAGTATTCGCCGGCTGGCCGACGTGGTGCGCAGCTCCGCCAGCAGTGTCGAGGCCCTCGCCGAAAACAGCCACGAGATCAGTCATGCCATTACCGAAATTCGCGGTATCGCCGAGCAGACCAACCTGCTGGCCCTGAACGCCGCCATTGAGGCAGCCCGGGCCGGTGAGCAGGGCCGGGGATTCGCGGTGGTGGCCGATGAAGTTCGCAAGCTGGCCCAGCGGGTTCAGGATTCCACCGACCAGATCCAGGGCACCATCGACCGCCTGCTGGCAGCCATGGACACCGCCGTCCAGCAGATGACCGGCAGTTCCGAGGACGCCACCCGCTGCGTTGAGGAATCCGAACAGGGACGCCGCGCCCTGGAAGCCATCAACGAAGTGGTGGGCCGCATCGACCAGACCAACCAGGAAATCGCCAACGTCTCAGCCCACCAGACCGCCGGTACCGACGACGTGCTGGCCAACGTCCAGGGTATTCGCGAGACCACCCAGAACATGGTCACCCAGCTTGCCGAGAGCGCCGATATGAGCCTACGGCTGAAGCGACTGATCGATTCTCTCGAAGAAGCGGGTTCAAAGGTCACGGTTCACTAA